Proteins encoded together in one Plasmodium malariae genome assembly, contig: PmUG01_00_23, whole genome shotgun sequence window:
- the PmUG01_00044300 gene encoding fam-l protein — protein MKQKIKSLLFINIATFIVLTWIWQMNNDMSMFNKSSDASYNYNRKLNRKTFRLLAKCEVDNFSNIAGLKENIPNNIVNKKKDMCVGEKEPKGEMKSSNRNLLNTFIRNKKDTKNKSCIFETKKYSRLENKIFKELDYMDFLKNNRTIGDKLYKKLTRKKLAIRLASPLILFLLLLIGFLLDAFAGCWFIRGLMKILNLSLGWNNWYKPLHDSLRNSPLGVLFKSNLITFNTNPLQRGYIYVENFFYYLIYCIPFFILGFTITLGIVYYHKKVKKYNEIKFRKR, from the exons atgaaacaaaaaataaagtctctcttatttattaatattgctACCTTTATCGTTTTAACTTGGATATGGCAAATGAACAACGATAtg aGCATGTTTAATAAATCTTCGGATGCGAgctataattataatagaaaattaaatagaaaaactTTTCGATTATTAGCAAAGTGCGAAGTggataatttttcaaatattgcaggattaaaggaaaatataccAAATAATATtgtgaacaaaaaaaaagatatgtgTGTTGGTGAGAAAGAACCTAAAGGGGAAATGAAGTCATCAAATAggaatttattaaatacattcatacgtaacaaaaaagatacgaaaaataaatcatgtatatttgaaacaaaaaaatattcccgtttggaaaataaaatattcaaagaactaGATTATAtggattttcttaaaaataacagaACAATTGGCGATAAGttgtacaaaaaattaacacGTAAAAAATTGGCAATACGACTGGCTTCACCTTTAATCCTGTTTTTGTTGTTATTAATAGGATTCTTATTAGATGCATTTGCGGGCTGCTGGTTTATTAGGGGCTTGATGAAGATACTGAATTTGTCTTTAGGATGGAATAATTGGTATAAACCTTTACATGATTCTTTAAGGAATTCACCTTTAGGAGTGTTATTTAAGTCAAATcttattacatttaatacAAATCCATTACAGAGGGGGTACATTTACGTagagaattttttttactatctaatatattgtatacctttttttatcttagGTTTCACAATTACATTAGGTATTGTTTATTATCATAAGA